In the genome of Pieris rapae chromosome 6, ilPieRapa1.1, whole genome shotgun sequence, one region contains:
- the LOC123689281 gene encoding uncharacterized protein LOC123689281 encodes MFKTSVNGIVTSTKENIRRDATSAVDPWNKKSGTYSEKEVKPIIEELKIKNDKKNSKIQITCNVKGFPEPEITLFDAAGVFYTGHKISNNVSSYVSIFETMNDLDNIFICKATNLMGFDEKSIAFKPLSEAPEIDASVNEYFKEMGQSLDIFCRI; translated from the exons ATGTTTAAAACCTCT GTTAATGGCATCGTCACATCgacaaaagaaaacataagAAGAGATGCTACATCAGCTGTTGACCCttggaataaaaaatctg GAACCTACAGTGAAAAAGAAGTGAAGCCAATAATAGAGGAACTGAAAATCAAAAACGATAAGAAAAactcaaaaattcaaataacctGCAATGTTAAAGGTTTTCCTGAACCGGAGATTACTTTGTTTGACGCTGCTGGGGTATTTTATACTGGCCAT AAAATATCAAACAACGTATCATCGTACGTCAGTATATTTGAAACAATGAACGATctagacaatatttttatttgtaaagcaACTAATTTGATGGGATTTGATGAAAAATCGATTGCTTTCAAACCTTTGTCAGAAGCTCCGGAGATCGATGCATCTGTAAATGAGTATTTCAAAGAGATGGGGCAAAGTCTAGACATATTTTGCag AATTTGA